A region of Moorena producens PAL-8-15-08-1 DNA encodes the following proteins:
- a CDS encoding DUF433 domain-containing protein, translating to MEIQDYFDFLASDDIRIKGSRIGIESVLYEYIYRARTPEEITQQFDTISLEQVHATILYYLHNKEEVSAYLADWLEFCRQQREEQKQNPSPARQRFRQLKAEAALERESSQPKSAV from the coding sequence ATGGAAATCCAAGACTACTTTGACTTCCTAGCCTCTGACGACATTCGCATCAAAGGTAGCCGCATTGGTATCGAAAGCGTCCTCTACGAATATATCTACCGCGCCAGAACCCCTGAAGAAATTACCCAACAATTTGACACCATTAGCTTAGAACAGGTTCATGCCACTATTCTCTACTATCTACACAACAAAGAAGAGGTGAGCGCTTACTTAGCTGACTGGCTAGAGTTTTGCCGCCAACAACGAGAAGAACAAAAACAGAATCCTTCTCCTGCACGACAGAGGTTCCGGCAATTGAAAGCAGAAGCCGCTCTGGAGCGAGAGTCATCCCAACCGAAGAGTGCTGTATGA
- a CDS encoding 4-hydroxy-3-methylbut-2-enyl diphosphate reductase gives MDTKAFKRSLQKSDNYHRKGFGHEAEVTSQLESEYQSSLIEEIRAKNYRLQQGDVTIRLAEAFGFCWGVERAVAMAYETRTHFPSEQIWITNEIIHNPSVNQRLREMSVKFIAVEDGQKDFSVVGAGDVVILPAFGASVQEMQLLHEKDCKIVDTTCPWVSKVWNTVEKHKKKEYTSIIHGKYKHEETLATSSFAGKYLVVVNLQEAEYVANYILNGGNREEFLDKFKNAISAGFDPEQDLERIGIANQTTMLKTETEQIGKLFERTMMKKYGTSNLNDHFQSFNTICDATQERQDAMLELVEEKLDLMIVIGGFNSSNTTHLQEIAIERQLPSYHIDSVNRIISADEIEHKPLHQEVEVARNWLPSGSIVVGVTSGASTPDRVVEDVINKIFELKATAVAV, from the coding sequence ATGGATACAAAAGCTTTCAAGCGCTCACTCCAGAAATCAGATAACTACCACCGTAAAGGATTTGGTCACGAAGCCGAAGTTACCTCTCAGTTGGAATCGGAATATCAAAGCAGTCTGATTGAAGAGATTCGTGCCAAGAACTATCGGCTGCAACAGGGAGATGTGACCATCCGGCTAGCAGAAGCATTTGGCTTTTGCTGGGGTGTGGAGCGAGCTGTAGCCATGGCTTATGAAACCCGCACCCATTTCCCCAGTGAACAGATCTGGATTACTAATGAAATTATTCACAACCCCTCTGTTAACCAGCGCTTGCGGGAAATGTCAGTAAAATTTATTGCTGTTGAGGATGGCCAGAAAGACTTCTCTGTTGTTGGTGCTGGGGATGTAGTGATTTTACCAGCATTCGGTGCTAGTGTTCAGGAAATGCAGCTACTCCACGAGAAAGACTGCAAGATTGTAGATACTACCTGTCCCTGGGTGTCCAAAGTGTGGAACACCGTAGAGAAGCATAAGAAAAAAGAGTACACTTCGATTATTCACGGGAAATATAAACACGAGGAAACCTTAGCAACGAGTTCCTTTGCCGGAAAATATTTAGTGGTAGTGAATCTACAAGAAGCGGAATACGTTGCCAACTACATTCTCAATGGTGGTAACCGGGAGGAATTTCTCGATAAATTTAAAAACGCTATCTCAGCTGGCTTTGACCCAGAGCAGGATTTAGAGCGGATTGGGATTGCCAACCAAACTACTATGCTCAAGACCGAGACCGAACAGATCGGCAAACTTTTTGAGCGCACCATGATGAAGAAATATGGTACGTCTAATTTAAACGATCACTTTCAAAGCTTTAATACCATCTGTGATGCCACCCAAGAACGGCAGGATGCCATGTTGGAGCTAGTGGAAGAAAAGCTAGACTTGATGATTGTGATTGGTGGTTTTAATTCTTCCAATACCACTCACCTGCAAGAAATTGCGATTGAGCGACAACTACCATCCTATCACATTGACAGTGTCAACCGGATTATTTCTGCTGATGAAATCGAGCATAAACCCCTACATCAGGAGGTGGAAGTAGCACGAAATTGGCTTCCCTCTGGTTCGATAGTAGTAGGAGTAACCTCTGGAGCGTCTACTCCTGATCGGGTAGTAGAAGATGTAATCAATAAGATTTTTGAACTTAAGGCTACTGCTGTAGCAGTTTAA
- a CDS encoding ammonium transporter, translated as MAHQASRSSWDSPYLEPFKAIAKSFSPYWLACIPLTGIIVLVWHTAAVAQDSAGPTPEELQGTLNAIWILVAAILVIFMNAGFGMLETGFCRQKNAVNILAKNLIVFALATISFWAIGFSFMFGKGNAFIGLSGFFLSSEDPATYGLDPFPAGLPIAVFFLFQAAFAGTAATIVSGAVAERIKFLDFLIFSILIVGVSYSITGHWVWSSDGWLGGMGFSDFAGSTVVHSVGGWAALMGAAFLGPRSGKYENGEPRAIPGHNMSIATLGCLILWIGWFGFNPGSELAASEAVPYIAVTTNLAAAAGGITATLTAWLKDGKPDLSMIINGILAGLVAITAPCNNVSYFSAVIIGAIGGIIVVFSVSFFDNIKIDDPVGAISVHLVNGIWGTLAVGLFAKDSGLFTAGSAGQLGTQILGILAIGGFTVLFSGIVWFVLKLTLGIRVTPEEELEGLDIAEHGMEAYAGFVKESSVMPSSSMGNFSSTTDMASSSEF; from the coding sequence ATGGCTCACCAAGCCTCCCGCTCATCGTGGGATTCTCCTTATCTAGAGCCATTCAAAGCGATCGCAAAATCGTTTTCCCCTTACTGGCTCGCCTGTATTCCCCTGACAGGGATAATTGTTCTAGTTTGGCATACAGCTGCTGTTGCCCAGGATAGCGCCGGACCTACCCCAGAAGAACTTCAGGGCACTCTTAATGCTATCTGGATATTAGTAGCTGCGATCCTAGTTATCTTCATGAATGCCGGATTCGGAATGCTAGAAACCGGCTTCTGCCGCCAGAAGAATGCGGTTAATATTCTCGCGAAAAACCTAATTGTCTTTGCCTTAGCAACTATTTCGTTTTGGGCAATTGGTTTTTCCTTTATGTTCGGCAAAGGCAACGCATTTATTGGGCTGTCGGGCTTTTTCCTCAGCAGTGAAGACCCCGCTACCTATGGGTTAGATCCATTTCCTGCAGGTCTACCGATAGCCGTATTTTTCCTATTCCAAGCTGCCTTTGCTGGAACTGCTGCCACCATCGTGTCCGGTGCGGTTGCTGAACGGATTAAGTTCCTAGACTTCTTAATTTTCAGCATCCTGATTGTTGGGGTATCCTACTCCATCACTGGACACTGGGTTTGGAGCAGTGATGGTTGGCTTGGTGGCATGGGATTCTCAGACTTTGCTGGCTCAACCGTGGTTCACTCCGTTGGTGGCTGGGCGGCTTTGATGGGAGCTGCCTTCCTCGGACCCCGTAGCGGTAAGTACGAAAACGGTGAACCTCGTGCTATCCCAGGTCACAACATGAGTATTGCCACTCTTGGTTGCTTGATTCTCTGGATCGGCTGGTTTGGCTTCAATCCAGGTTCTGAACTAGCTGCTAGTGAGGCAGTTCCCTATATTGCGGTGACCACTAACCTAGCCGCAGCAGCTGGTGGGATTACTGCTACCTTGACGGCTTGGCTAAAAGATGGTAAGCCAGACCTGTCCATGATCATCAACGGGATTTTGGCTGGATTAGTGGCAATTACGGCTCCCTGTAATAATGTCAGCTATTTCTCAGCAGTTATTATTGGTGCTATTGGTGGCATCATCGTTGTCTTCTCTGTTTCCTTCTTTGACAACATCAAAATTGATGACCCAGTAGGGGCAATTTCAGTCCACTTGGTCAATGGTATCTGGGGAACCCTAGCCGTTGGACTTTTCGCTAAAGATTCAGGTCTGTTTACCGCCGGTAGTGCCGGTCAACTTGGCACCCAAATCCTGGGTATTCTAGCGATTGGGGGCTTCACGGTGCTGTTTAGTGGCATCGTCTGGTTCGTGCTGAAACTAACCCTAGGTATCCGGGTGACACCAGAAGAAGAACTGGAAGGCTTGGATATTGCCGAACACGGTATGGAAGCTTACGCTGGATTTGTTAAGGAATCCAGTGTGATGCCTAGTTCTAGCATGGGTAACTTCAGTAGTACTACAGACATGGCTAGTAGCTCTGAATTTTAG
- a CDS encoding DUF5615 family PIN-like protein — translation MTIQYLLDEHIASLYRTQLMRQAPELIVRRIGDPGAPPKGTLDPEILIWCEIHDFILVTNNRKSMPKHLVDHLAESRHVPGIFVIDPSNHIGETLAELIIIAGASFPKEYQDRIEYLPLSE, via the coding sequence ATGACGATCCAATATTTACTGGACGAGCATATCGCCTCCCTTTACCGAACCCAACTGATGCGCCAAGCACCAGAACTTATTGTCAGAAGGATCGGCGATCCAGGCGCTCCTCCTAAAGGAACTCTCGATCCAGAGATTTTAATCTGGTGTGAAATTCATGATTTTATTTTAGTAACAAACAATCGGAAATCTATGCCTAAACATTTAGTAGACCATCTCGCAGAGAGTCGCCACGTACCGGGGATTTTTGTAATCGATCCATCCAATCATATTGGAGAAACCCTCGCAGAGCTAATCATTATTGCTGGAGCTTCCTTTCCCAAGGAATATCAAGACCGAATTGAATACTTACCCTTGAGCGAATAA
- a CDS encoding GDSL-type esterase/lipase family protein, with amino-acid sequence MFIELKRCPPWALLSLAANGFMIVTLIWLLLGEYHQSKSDPVSHPVVTTRILNSTPEPVIELGPRHQLNYQQWLALLEKEAQVVANQQPEQLTVLLGDSLSLWFPNKLLPPKRYWLNQGLSGETSAGLLKRLDILDQTKPEAIFVMIGINDLIRGVKDEAILENQRLTIRYLRRAHTETKIVLQSILPHGAEQATWEGRDRLLTIPNSRIQNLNQQLKAIAHEEGAIYLNLYPLFADSQGNLQPELSTDGLHLSPQGYLVWRYGLQIFEQLILQEGVGIPIANGTGSRE; translated from the coding sequence TTGTTCATTGAGTTGAAGCGTTGTCCACCTTGGGCTTTACTATCCCTTGCTGCCAATGGGTTTATGATTGTGACTCTCATCTGGTTACTACTGGGTGAGTATCACCAGTCAAAGTCAGATCCAGTTAGCCATCCTGTGGTAACTACCCGAATTTTAAATTCTACCCCTGAGCCAGTAATTGAATTAGGGCCACGACACCAGTTAAATTACCAACAATGGCTGGCACTGCTGGAGAAGGAAGCTCAGGTAGTGGCTAATCAACAACCGGAACAGTTAACTGTCCTGTTGGGAGATTCTCTAAGCCTATGGTTTCCCAACAAGCTGCTACCTCCAAAACGCTACTGGCTTAATCAAGGACTGTCTGGGGAAACCTCAGCAGGGTTGCTCAAGCGCTTAGATATTTTGGATCAGACTAAGCCAGAAGCAATTTTTGTGATGATTGGCATCAATGACCTAATTCGGGGGGTCAAGGATGAAGCAATTCTAGAAAACCAACGGCTAACGATTCGCTACTTACGGCGAGCCCATACCGAAACGAAGATTGTCCTTCAATCGATTTTGCCCCATGGTGCTGAACAGGCAACCTGGGAAGGACGCGATCGCTTACTTACTATCCCCAACAGTCGCATCCAAAATCTTAACCAGCAGCTAAAAGCGATCGCTCACGAAGAAGGAGCGATTTATCTAAATCTCTATCCCCTCTTTGCTGATAGTCAGGGCAACCTGCAACCTGAGCTTAGTACCGATGGCTTGCATCTGAGTCCCCAAGGTTACTTAGTGTGGCGCTATGGTTTACAAATCTTTGAGCAACTAATCCTCCAAGAAGGAGTAGGGATTCCTATAGCAAATGGAACAGGGAGTAGGGAGTAG
- a CDS encoding helix-turn-helix domain-containing protein — MKNPAIQQPETNGLSQKSRQTQSWEHIRVQHFQHPAGEGNCHYNDEHTLSISLAPRPVRLLQIQAGKTYTGLYKKGDMSITPAKTPFFARWDSDDNYLQIRLKSQFIQSVARETLEQNPDRLELLPEFRTRNPQIEAIAIMLLTELQQESSGSTLYIDSLANVLAVNLLRQHAATKPQLPIYQGGLPLRQLQRIIDYIDTHLDQDIKLAELARLLDMSQFHFSRLFKQSIGMSPYQYLIQQRVERAKQLLKEKDRLIVDIALECGFNSHSHLSKQFRQFTGITPTAYRAH, encoded by the coding sequence ATGAAAAATCCTGCTATCCAACAGCCTGAAACCAATGGCTTATCCCAGAAGTCTCGCCAAACACAAAGCTGGGAGCATATTCGAGTCCAACACTTCCAACATCCTGCTGGAGAGGGAAATTGTCATTACAATGATGAGCATACCCTTTCTATCTCCCTTGCTCCTCGTCCCGTTCGCTTGCTCCAAATTCAGGCCGGGAAAACCTACACAGGGCTGTATAAAAAAGGAGACATGTCCATTACCCCTGCCAAGACACCGTTTTTTGCTCGGTGGGACAGTGATGATAATTACTTGCAGATTCGCCTTAAATCTCAGTTTATTCAAAGCGTTGCTAGAGAAACCCTTGAACAGAATCCCGATCGGCTAGAATTACTACCTGAATTTCGGACTCGCAATCCACAGATTGAAGCGATCGCAATCATGCTACTTACTGAACTTCAACAGGAATCTTCAGGCAGCACACTTTATATTGATTCTTTGGCTAACGTCTTGGCAGTGAATTTACTGAGGCAGCACGCAGCTACCAAACCTCAGTTGCCAATTTACCAGGGTGGCTTACCCCTGCGTCAACTCCAGCGAATTATAGATTATATTGATACACATTTAGATCAAGATATTAAACTGGCAGAATTAGCTCGATTGCTAGACATGAGCCAATTTCATTTCAGCCGTCTATTTAAGCAGTCAATCGGCATGTCTCCCTACCAATACTTGATTCAGCAACGGGTAGAACGGGCGAAGCAGTTGTTGAAAGAAAAAGACCGATTAATTGTGGACATTGCCTTAGAGTGTGGGTTCAACAGCCACAGCCACTTAAGCAAACAGTTTCGACAATTTACGGGCATCACACCGACAGCATACAGAGCACATTAG
- a CDS encoding NAD(P)-dependent oxidoreductase, whose protein sequence is MNILIFGSTGATGRQVVEQALEQGHRVTAFARNPAKLDINHANLKVVQGDVMDLPSVEKAVQGQEAVVCVLGAGQKMTGTIRSEGTQQIIQAMDKAGIRRFICQSTLGAGDSWENLNFFWKYIMFGFLLRNVFADHQRQENYVLQSGLDWTIVRPGAFVDGNRTGKYRHGFPSNDKTSKLKISRADVADFIVKQLADDKYIHKTPSLSY, encoded by the coding sequence ATGAATATACTTATTTTCGGTTCAACCGGTGCTACAGGTCGTCAGGTTGTGGAACAGGCTCTTGAGCAGGGACACAGGGTTACAGCATTTGCACGCAATCCCGCAAAGCTAGATATCAACCACGCTAATCTCAAGGTTGTTCAGGGGGATGTCATGGATCTGCCATCAGTGGAGAAGGCCGTACAAGGTCAAGAAGCCGTGGTGTGTGTACTCGGAGCAGGTCAGAAGATGACAGGGACAATCCGGTCAGAGGGGACACAACAGATTATCCAAGCTATGGATAAAGCAGGAATCCGACGCTTTATCTGCCAATCAACTCTTGGAGCCGGAGATAGTTGGGAAAATCTTAACTTTTTCTGGAAGTATATCATGTTTGGATTCCTGTTACGGAACGTGTTTGCTGATCATCAAAGGCAAGAGAACTATGTTTTGCAAAGCGGTCTAGACTGGACAATTGTTCGTCCTGGAGCCTTTGTAGATGGGAATCGCACTGGCAAATATCGACACGGATTTCCAAGTAACGATAAGACATCAAAACTCAAAATTTCTCGTGCTGATGTCGCTGACTTCATAGTGAAGCAACTGGCAGATGACAAGTATATTCACAAGACACCAAGTTTGTCCTATTGA
- a CDS encoding ArnT family glycosyltransferase, whose product MMPNALKRLSQHQFVLGWLLGGLLFRCIIAFWLYPGIDEAYYYVYTLHLDWSYFDHPVLVALTTGFGTWITGEVSQFTIRLGSLILYTGSLLLLYLTSTHLFNTKAARLTLASATIIPIFQIGFGVLTLPDSPLIFFWSASLLCAAYEFFPVRAKHSRKKLSSKLSTKPNSLYSNTPHPNPHTLTPISGSYRPSYRLALLGILVGLACLGKYHGFVLGLGLVGFCLTSPRHRCALLSPWAWLGLILFIITIFPIWYWNIQHDWISFTFHLSTRFQPEPEVPQPGYNWLNVLVIVLSGIAYLFPTMALPMWWVSLRSLLAQFTGYSKTSTLESRLILWVSLPLVVGFTLLAGYHQILPTWPMPGFWGITLLLGQQAQQWQMRSPLGGHFVSSRRWVNRWLKGSAIAIASLLLFVLLHITTGTLQKSGHYALLGGFVSPKDDPSKELIDIQQLRQGFAESPVLSEALQKSSFVFSNGYYISGIVAMAISPLTSTPITCLGEDMRGFMVWFQPEQWLGKNGLYVTLERFQELTDSYRAYFQEIHEIGTVPIRRAGAVTEVFHVYWATKMVKPYPR is encoded by the coding sequence ATGATGCCTAATGCCCTGAAACGGTTGTCTCAACATCAATTTGTACTTGGTTGGCTGCTAGGGGGGCTACTGTTTCGGTGTATCATTGCTTTTTGGCTTTACCCTGGTATTGATGAAGCCTATTACTATGTCTATACCCTGCATCTAGACTGGAGTTATTTTGATCACCCAGTTTTAGTTGCCCTGACTACTGGCTTTGGGACTTGGATAACGGGAGAGGTTTCCCAATTCACTATTCGTCTGGGTTCCCTGATTTTGTATACAGGTAGCTTATTGCTACTGTATCTGACTAGCACTCATCTATTTAACACCAAAGCGGCTCGATTGACATTAGCGTCCGCTACCATTATTCCGATTTTTCAAATTGGCTTTGGTGTGCTTACCCTACCCGATAGTCCCCTGATATTTTTTTGGTCAGCTAGTTTATTATGTGCTGCTTACGAATTTTTTCCCGTAAGAGCGAAACATTCAAGGAAAAAATTATCTAGTAAACTATCTACTAAACCCAATAGTTTATATTCCAATACTCCACACCCTAACCCCCACACCCTAACCCCTATCTCTGGTTCATACCGACCTAGCTATCGGTTAGCACTCCTAGGTATTTTAGTAGGTTTAGCTTGTCTAGGTAAATATCATGGCTTTGTTTTAGGCTTAGGATTAGTTGGTTTTTGCTTAACGAGTCCACGTCATCGTTGTGCATTATTGTCACCTTGGGCATGGCTAGGTTTAATCTTATTTATCATAACTATTTTTCCAATTTGGTACTGGAATATACAGCATGATTGGATATCGTTTACTTTCCATTTATCCACTCGTTTTCAACCAGAGCCAGAGGTACCTCAGCCGGGCTACAATTGGCTAAATGTATTAGTGATAGTTTTATCTGGGATAGCTTATCTTTTTCCTACGATGGCATTGCCCATGTGGTGGGTGAGTTTGCGATCGCTACTTGCTCAATTTACCGGGTATAGCAAGACATCAACATTGGAGTCAAGATTGATCCTATGGGTATCCCTACCCCTAGTTGTAGGCTTTACCCTCTTAGCAGGATATCACCAAATTTTGCCCACTTGGCCGATGCCAGGATTTTGGGGGATAACCTTACTACTAGGGCAACAGGCGCAACAGTGGCAAATGCGTTCGCCCTTAGGCGGGCACTTTGTGTCATCGCGCCGTTGGGTAAACCGATGGCTAAAGGGTTCAGCCATAGCAATAGCTAGCCTATTATTGTTTGTGCTGCTGCATATCACTACAGGAACACTGCAAAAATCCGGTCACTATGCTTTACTTGGGGGTTTTGTCTCTCCCAAGGATGACCCCTCTAAAGAACTGATTGATATTCAGCAACTGCGACAAGGGTTTGCTGAGTCTCCTGTCCTGAGTGAGGCATTACAAAAGTCTAGCTTTGTCTTTAGCAATGGGTATTATATCAGTGGGATCGTAGCGATGGCCATTAGTCCCCTGACCTCTACACCAATTACCTGCTTGGGAGAGGATATGCGTGGTTTTATGGTCTGGTTCCAGCCTGAGCAATGGTTAGGCAAAAATGGACTATACGTTACTCTGGAGCGATTTCAAGAGTTGACAGATAGCTATCGAGCTTATTTTCAGGAGATCCACGAAATAGGGACAGTGCCGATTCGACGGGCTGGAGCAGTCACAGAGGTTTTCCATGTGTATTGGGCGACTAAGATGGTCAAGCCTTACCCTAGATAA
- a CDS encoding DUF1772 domain-containing protein produces MVTVHNFRFSLMLLTAIGSGLAAGIFFAFSTFVMKALAQQPPAQGIATMQSINITVINPWFMLAFLGTAAAGTLLTISLLLQSHQPGAVYWLAGTLLYLIGTIGVTFACNIPLNDALAIVTPDSAEATTLWARFLTDWTFWNHVRTVAAFLAAMLFTIALCVRP; encoded by the coding sequence ATGGTAACTGTTCACAATTTCCGTTTTTCTCTAATGCTGTTAACAGCAATCGGCAGTGGTCTGGCCGCTGGCATCTTCTTCGCCTTTTCGACCTTTGTGATGAAGGCTCTGGCTCAGCAACCACCAGCACAGGGTATTGCTACCATGCAATCGATCAATATTACTGTGATCAATCCCTGGTTTATGCTGGCATTTCTGGGAACTGCTGCTGCTGGCACATTGCTGACTATTTCGTTACTGTTGCAGTCGCATCAACCAGGTGCTGTCTATTGGTTGGCGGGTACTTTGCTTTATCTGATTGGCACAATCGGCGTTACCTTCGCGTGCAATATCCCCCTGAATGATGCCCTCGCAATCGTCACGCCAGACAGTGCTGAAGCCACAACCCTATGGGCAAGATTCCTAACGGATTGGACATTTTGGAACCATGTTCGGACGGTAGCAGCATTTTTGGCAGCGATGCTGTTTACAATTGCCCTTTGCGTTCGCCCTTAG
- a CDS encoding LptF/LptG family permease: MKLGKPYFLKFVFPSLSVMDRYIAAELIPPFLFGVGGFSSIGVAVGSLFDMVVKITELGLSWTIAAQVVLLKFPEFISYALPISVLLATLIAYSRLSNDSELIALRSCGVSLYRLVAPALVLSLIVTGITFLFNELIVPAANYQATITLEKALNEEKPAFDENGIIYPEYHTFPQPNGTTTQTLKRLFYANRFDGQSMKDLTVLEWSNQGKLKKIILSESARWNSKQNTWDCSHGSIYFISPKTSFRKIVTFDHQEISFPRAPLDLVTKARDPYEMNILQAIEMIQLLKGAGDRKKLRMLQVRMQQKIAFPFICLIFGLVGASISIRPKRISKGTSFGVCLIVIFGYYLLSFVIGGFGIAGILSPIVAAWLPNLFGFGAGGWLLWRLEGNG; the protein is encoded by the coding sequence GTGAAACTGGGCAAACCTTACTTCCTCAAATTTGTTTTTCCTAGCTTATCAGTGATGGATCGCTACATCGCTGCTGAACTCATCCCACCGTTTCTATTTGGTGTTGGCGGGTTTTCATCTATTGGTGTCGCTGTGGGTAGCCTGTTTGATATGGTAGTCAAAATCACTGAGTTAGGACTATCCTGGACAATTGCTGCCCAAGTCGTGCTGTTGAAGTTTCCTGAGTTTATTTCCTATGCCTTACCCATATCAGTACTGCTCGCTACACTAATAGCATATTCTCGCTTGAGTAATGACAGTGAGTTAATTGCCCTACGCAGCTGTGGTGTGAGTTTATACCGACTAGTTGCCCCTGCTCTGGTGCTCAGCCTAATTGTCACGGGTATCACTTTCCTCTTCAATGAATTAATTGTTCCAGCCGCTAACTACCAGGCAACTATAACATTAGAAAAAGCTCTTAATGAGGAAAAACCCGCTTTCGATGAAAACGGTATTATCTATCCAGAGTATCACACTTTTCCCCAACCCAATGGCACAACTACTCAGACACTCAAACGCTTATTCTACGCAAATCGATTTGATGGTCAGAGCATGAAAGACCTGACTGTCTTGGAGTGGTCTAATCAGGGTAAGTTGAAGAAAATTATTCTATCGGAATCAGCCCGTTGGAACTCTAAGCAAAATACCTGGGATTGTTCCCATGGGTCAATTTATTTCATTAGTCCTAAAACCTCTTTTCGGAAAATAGTAACCTTTGATCATCAAGAAATTTCATTTCCTAGAGCGCCCCTTGATTTAGTCACTAAAGCCCGTGACCCCTATGAGATGAATATTCTTCAAGCCATAGAAATGATCCAGTTGCTAAAGGGAGCTGGCGATCGCAAAAAACTCCGGATGCTCCAAGTGCGGATGCAACAAAAAATTGCTTTTCCATTTATTTGTCTAATCTTTGGCTTAGTAGGAGCAAGCATCAGTATTCGACCTAAACGAATCAGCAAAGGGACTAGCTTTGGGGTCTGTTTAATCGTAATTTTTGGCTACTACTTACTGAGCTTTGTGATCGGAGGTTTCGGTATAGCGGGAATTCTCTCCCCAATTGTAGCCGCCTGGTTACCTAATCTATTCGGTTTCGGAGCAGGAGGATGGTTGTTGTGGCGATTGGAGGGTAATGGTTGA